The Chrysemys picta bellii isolate R12L10 chromosome 3, ASM1138683v2, whole genome shotgun sequence DNA window ATTCCCCACAGTGGCAAGTGTACAGCTACCGGCCAAGAGTACACTTTCTCTTTATGCACACCGCACTGACGCATAGCTGTTCTACTTGGTTATTTCAGAGGCTTTACTGTCCCATGCCCCATTGGGCACAGGTCTGGCTGAAATATCCATAGCTGTGATTCTGCCCATTTGacacttttattatttattatatgtattttcatagcacctaggagccctagtggcccaggcccccattgtggtaggcgctTTAGAAACACAGCATAAAGATGGTCcttgctgcagggagctcacagtCTAAGACCAGAAACAATATATAGAGACCGACAGACGGGAAAGTACAAGTAAACAACGCGACTGACTTTTAAAATGCTTCTTTTGATGTCCCTGACTTCCTCTTTGTGTGCCTTTTTGTTTTCCCCTGGAAATTGCTGCTTTTGACAGCAGTCAGAGTTTACTCTGTGATCATTTAGAAGGGAGGGCAGCGTGTACCTGCGGAAGCCTTTTGAGAGGTAGTTGTAATGCTTCTTTTACGTTATGAGTAGTGCAACTTGTAAAGCATCAGCTTGTGCTTCTCCCTGTCTCCTGTAGGGTCCTGTGATTCTCATTTGTCCAGGGTTTttattgtgtatgtgtgtgtggcagTGGGAGGGTAGAGGATTGGGGTGAAGGTGGAAGGGCAAGAGAAATCCACCAGGATTCTACAGGACCCAGACTTAGGTGAAGGAGGGCCTTCTGGGGCCAATAATTTTACTCCTGGATCAATCAGAAGAGCAGCTTTGGAGTGCCATGAGGCATTGTCAGTCCAAGCAGTGAGCTTTGGACCAGAATCTGCTCCTCTGATCCCCGGGTGGCAGTATGTGGCACTTAAATCTGTATTCAATAAGTTAACATTTGCTTGCTTTATTGTTTCTCTCAGGTTGGGGCAGATGGTTTGATGAAGATGAGTGGCTCAGCACTCAACAATGAGTTCTTCACTTCAGCTGCCCAAGGCTGGAAGGAGAGGTTGTCAGAAGGTGAGTGTCTTGCCCTGGGAAGCAAGGAGCTATAAACTGTGAACTTCTGAGGAGTTTCTTCTTATGTGgcatctccattactggaggtttgCAGCCATAATAGCCCATTTGTTATGATCCTCTTCTAAGCTTTTTGTGGGTAAATAATCCTCTTGATCCCCCAGGATAGCACACAGTCTGCCCCCAAGGTCTTCTTTTTCTGCCTTGTGCTCTTCTGCCATCATCTTTCCTTTCCAGTGCCCATAAACGTGCATTGCCTGCTGAACCCCTTAAAATGTGCTCTGCAAATCAAATCTTTCTTTTCATAAGATCTCTGACTAGTGTTTGCTGAGTTCCAATCATCTCCAATATCTTTTTGTTGGTTACACAGCTTATATATTTTTAGAATTCTTCTATAACACCATAATTCAAAGAACTGTAATTTCTTTATTATCAATTGTTTGCATGTCCGTGTTTCACAGCAGTAATTTAACACAGGCCAAATGTAAGTTTTTTGGAGCTAGACTTTAATCTTCAGATTTGTGTCTCTTCTCATCAGATGTTTATTCTTCCAGAATGTCTCTCACCCTTGCTGTTTTGGTGCTGATTTCAGTTTCTAATCTTCCATCTTCTATAATGATGCATCCTAAAGCAATAATGTCACTTGCTGTACAGTTGTGTCATTCATTGGAATCTTGCATGTTTTCCCAGGATTCTTGCATATCACCATGTCTTATCCACATTCAGTTCTAGACCATACTCTACCATATCCATACATAATCTCCTCCAACTTCATCAGACATTCTTCTGAATCAGCCAACGGCACTTTGTCATCTACATAGTGAATGTTATTCACCCATTTTCCAGTCATCTTaatattttcttctgtttctttaaTTAATATAATCAAAGACTCTCTATAAACGTTAAATAAAAGGTGTTTAGTGAATGCATAATGGAGATTTCAGGGAGAAATTCCAGTCCTATAGTGATTTAACAGGTGAAAATAGCTGCACTCAAAATGGTCAGTGAGGACAAAGTGCCAGCTAGTGTTATCCAGCAGAGAGGAGGCTTTATTGAAGACTTGTCCTTTGAAAAAATGTGACGTGCAGCACATAATGAGTGAGATGAGGTGATGAGTGAGATGAGGCAGAGATACTTGAAAAGTAAAGTGCTGGGATGGTAGTGGTGATGCACTGTTCTCATTAGAAAAGAGGGACTAAACTGGGGTGACCAAACGTGGCTCACTCATTTATACACAGGTGCAAACCTGTAGAGGCTATAGGTAAGCAGAGTGAAACATTCCATCTTCATCCAAGCCACACTGTAGTTGGAACTGGCAGTTTCTGTGAGCCACACTTTTATACAGAAGAAAAGGGCAGCCATGTGCCACGTTGCAGAACCATGTGAGCTTCATTTGTCCCCTGGGCTGCATGCTGACCACTGCTTCTAAATGCATACAGAGATGTTGTTTATCAAAGCAAGTGAGGCACCATTCTATCTCAATTGCTTCATTTCAAAACGAATGTACTGAATGTACTAAAATTATGAATGTCAATACATTATTGTCTGGATGACAGTGTGGCAGAAACATGCTTTGTGTACCACTGTCATATAGCTTCATCTGATTGGTTTAGAGAACAGCCAATCTGAGGATTTAGCTGCTAGGTCAGATGCCAAGTTTGGCAGAGCAATATTCCAATCTGTTTGAGTGATGCAGCTAATACTTCTCATTCCCACCCATCCCGAGAGAATACTACTTGCCagtcacctacagtgggatcCATGCTGACACACCCTTGAAGAAAAACGAACTCTTACTCACTCTAcagcaggggctctcaaacttcattgcaccgcgacccccttctgacaacaaaaattactacacaacctcAGGAAcgaggaccaaagcctgagcctgcccaagccccaccgtgctaggtgggggggccaaagcccgagccccactgccctgggcgaGGAGGCCAAAcatgaagcccaagggcttcagccccaggcaggggcctgtaacctgagcctcgCTGAGCCTCagactttggctttggccccaggcggtggggctcgagcttcagcaagtctaagccacccctggcaaccccattaaaatggggtcgcaacccactttggggtcctgacccacagtttaagAACTGCGGCTCGACAGTAACTGTGATACTTGGAGATGCTGTAGTCGGGGTGGATCCCATGACCCACCCTTCTTCCCTGCTTTTTGGAGTACTCGGAAATCCCAGGCTTTGAGTTGCCAGGGGCCTGAGGAAGGCTGGCCGTTGCTCTGACTTTAATGCTCTTGTACAGGAGCATGAGGAGGCCCAGGGTGCACATGCGGCTTTGAAAAGTTTCCTATCTCACACATGAGGCACATGTgcacctacagtgggatccacacaGACGACAGCGtatcaaagaaccacagttactgtagggGAACCAACTGGTTATTTTTCACACAGAGAGCACGTTACACCATTactctgtgatctgcactggctgccagtTGATTTCTAGAAGAAGGTTAAAGTATTGGTTTTGATTTATACAGTCTTAAATGAATTGGGTCTTGGCTATTTGAGAGAACTGTGGCTCTCACAGTGTAATAGTATGGCAGCTAGGATCCTCTGTGGATCCTTAGTTAACAGCTTTGTGGCTTAAATGGAAGTGGTCTGGCATCTATGAGTTCATGGCTTAGAAATTTCCTTCCCTTCCCATGATCTGCCAGAGTCTGGCTTCATACAACACTGCAAATCTCAGCTGTTTTCCCAgcctttttttggggtggggaggaagatttGATTGGCAGAGGGGGAGTAATAGGGAGGGGTATATTCTGGTGTGGGAAGGTTTCTAGGTTTACTTGACATGTTTTGATAGCTTGTTTTTAACTTTTATGACAGGCACAGTTGGAAAATGAAATAACGTTATTGACCATTTCACTGGGCATTTCTGGACTACAAAAGTGGTGTAATGGCACCCAGCAACACTGCCCAATAGTTTAgaacaagaaataaaaaataatcttaTTTATAGCTGAAATTGAAAGGGGAATTTAAAGAGGCAGAATGCAAGTACCCAAGCTGGAATTTGTTAGGACATTGAGGCTTAATCCCTATTAACTGCAAATACTGCCATAGGATTCTTAAATGACCACAAGACCTTGGTTTTACATCCCCTCTTGAAAGACAGTACGAGTAAACTAATAGTTGCAAGTCAAGGCCATTGTGTTCCATCTGTAATAATACATAGTCTGTAAAAGAAACCTTGCTGAACTAGTTCCCAATGCACTGGTTTATCTAAAAAATGACAGGGATCTGAAGTCTGGCTGTCTCTCATGATTGCAATTGGCCTAATTCTTCTTGTTGATTGACCTTCTTGCTGATATCCCTCTTTGTATTGCAGGTGAGTTCACCCCAGAAATGCAACTGAGAATACGTCAGGAGATTGAAAAGGAGAAGAAGGTGGAGCTATGGAAGGAACGGTTCTTTGAGAGTTACTATGGTCAAAGGTAAGAAACTGGATTGTCTTTTCTCTCATGGCATGTCCTGAGGCACCAGTTCCCAGAATTCAGAGCTCATTTTCTTTCATGGGACCCTCTTTTTCACTGGGCTTCTAAGTTGATTGAGGATTAACTCCATCTGGCTGTAATGGAATCacagaaaagacctattaggtcatctagttaATTCCTGGTCTGTGCTGGATTACTCCCTAAAGCGTGGTTTCCAGTGCTTTATCCAGTCTAGCTTTAGTGTTCCTTGCCTGCTGTAGTGGTGGATGTAGTCTAGGCTTCATacgtctcttccccacccccatcctcacaGTTTTGGGAGGTCCATCTCTTAAGTTTCTCTTGGCATATTCCAGCCAACTAAGTTATTCGACATTTACTTTGTCTTTGATTGTGATTTTTGACCTTCACATGTTCCGCAGCTATGCAGAACCTTGTGAATTCCCTGTGTGTCTTGATTCACACGCTGTTGAGCTGAACTCTCAGAATAAGTATGGTGTGGATTTCACAGATTGTTCTGTCTGCCTTATTCCTAGCTACAagcagccctgcctccccactgTGGGATGAGGGTTTGCAGGACATTTCAGGTTCCTCGATCAGTAGCTGTATGCTATAAGAAAGTGAAAAGAACAGAGGTAGGATTGATattgtaaaaataattaataaagtgTTCGTCTCTCTACAGAACTTCAATGATGAGGAGCTGTGCTCAGCTCTGGGACATCACCTCGCCTTCTGCCCGTTCATCTGTGCTGCTTTAACCCACATGGAGCTTGGGCTGCTCCAAACCTTACTCTCATGATCATGAGAATATCCAAGCTCTGGTGGGTTAGTGACACAGACGAATGTGGACAGCAGGCGCTGGCCAATAGAGATGAGGTCTTAGTTTGGTAAACTGCCCCAAAGGTGAAGCCCTTGTTTAAAATACACTTGACAACAGTAGACGTCACTAAAAAGTCAAATGTCCTTTCCTGCAGGGTCTCCAGGTTCTTGCAGCAGGGGCATTATTTCAGAAAAATGCTTGTGTGGGGaagaatggggggtgggaggggaagctgtCAGCATAAAGAACATTATATGTGATTATAGTATATCCTGAAAAGTATGAGGTGAACCAAAAGTGGAAGACATCATGGAGAATATTGACCTATGAAAagtcagggggaggggagcagaccaAGGTCTGGGAAGGGCAACTGCCCCTCTTGGCCTGTAGTAAATGATGCCTCTGCACTAGGGACAACACACTAATGGAGATTCCTTGTACTGTACAAGGGCAGGATTGGAGGGAACTGCAGATCTGGTTTCTGCACTTCTCAGAAATGGATACTGTTGTACCACATGACATCTCTGTCTGCCAAGAGTATCTTCTTGAAAAAGACAATGGTTATGAAACTAACATGTGAGaaagtgtttaaaaatcatgttagTTATCATTGGGCTGGTAGGAATCAATCCCATGGTGCTCTCTGGCTTCAGTAGACATCTGGCTTTTTATTCATGCCACAGACCAAGTTTGTATCAGTACCTACTGGGGGTGAATGCTACATCAGCTGTTTTTCTGGGAATTCAGGTTCAGATTTCCAGCTTGTTCATTTGTTacccaggctggtgggggatTAAGGGCAGTCTAGTGAGATGCTCCCAGCTTCCTGAGGGTGCAGAGTTGAGAAAGATATTAGATGTGGAGATCTTTATTCATCTGCAAACAGAAATGCTCTCCTGGAGGAAGTTTATTCCTTAACTTTTTTAGACTGAGGGTGCTTCAGTACTACACAAAATGCTGAAAAAAATGGTGCACTCTCTTGGGGGGTTGTATCCATTTCCAGATCCCTTTTGTAAACTCCAGGTTGTGAGGTTAAGGTCTAGGGGAGCCAGGTGGAAGTCCTGTGGGTTTGTTGGAATCTCCTACTGCTATATCCAGGGATGGCTGCTTAAAGGGAACTTTTATAACCAGCCATAGTAGCTTCTTGTATGTTGAACAGTTTAACCATTGGTCAAATCCTTTTCAGTTTGTGACCTGGGATAATTAGCATCTGTGTAGAAGGAAAGCCATTGGCCATGTAACCGGGCCCCTTTTGGTTGATTTTTAAAGAGCGCTGCTGCAGGACCATTAAGTTCTGTGTGGGTTGGAAGAGTGGTAGCTACAATGAAGAGCGTCAAAAATGGTGGGCTTGAAATCAGGGGAAATGGTATGTGCGAAGTGTTTCTTTAGGTTCTAGTATGGATACAGAACCCTCTGCCCCCATTTTCATGGCAAAAGAATGCTTTTTTCAGACTTATGTTTTACAAaacataatttttcttttttcttgttaGTTCTGGAATGAGTCCTGAAGAATCCAAGAGACTGACAACATACACCAGCACTCCTGAAACACAGGCCAGGAATCCACCAGCTGAGCAGATGAAATGCATGCCAGTCTCCAAGGCACCACCCAGTAAAGAAGAGAGAACTCCTCTGTCAGAGTCTAAAGCACAAGCAGTGCAGGTACCACCCCCAGCAGTGAaaaaaggaggagaggaaaaaagagaagaTGTGCATCCCCAATCAGGCAAACCTGCAGCATCAGCAAATTCCTCAGATAACAATGCACTGAAACTTAAGGACCAAACTCTCTCTAGGCCGCTGAAGGGTACTGAGGAATCCATGCAAGAGAAGCCACAAGCTGCCTCTGGTCAGAAGCCAGAACAAGACAGACAGCACACTCCATCCAAGGATCTGTCAGTAAAGGAGGACACAAGCACCTCAGCCTTGGCCCCAAACAAACCAAAGATCCCCAAAGCAGGCGAAGCAGTGGTGAGCATGGCGAGTCAAGTGACTCCACAGGAGACACCTAAAAAGGAACCCCCTGCAACTGAACAAATGGATGTCAGTGCTGAGGGCCTCAAGAGGAAGTCAGAGAGTCAGGAAGAAGCACCAATCAGTCCTGAAAAAAAGCCACGAATCATGGACAGCTGCCAGTACCAGCAGTCATTTCGGACCCAACCACAGTcctttcctgcagctggggagggggcacaggggcgAAAGGTTCCCCCACTCAAGGTAAAGGAAACTGGAGACAAGTCCATCATGGGGTTATACAAGCCACTTCCACTGGTAACTCttacaaaaaaatgttttgccgCTGTTTTGATTTCAATTGTCCATGTAAATCCCTCTATGTGCATGTTATAGTAATGAAAGGGTTTGATACAGGAATCCCAAAGCCCTGCTATTTGGCCACGGGAGTCTTCTGGCCTGCTGATCAGGTTAAATAAGGCTCTCTAAGACATGCACACTTGTCAAAGGGTATTTCAGGTCAATAGAGTGGCACAGTTGTAAAAGCCAGAACTGGAATAATAGGGGACACTATAGATCAATATGGAGTAACACTGGGAAAGCTGTGGAGGAGTCCCCAAGACTAAAATAGCAGGGAGGAGTGTGCAGTGCACTATAGATGTGTGAACATCCCCAAAGACTTGAATAGTGGATGAGGATTGAGGGATATTGGCAGCTTCCCACATTATGTCAAACAAAAAACAGCTATCCACCTCGGCCCAACAGAGCGCCAGGACCTCAAGATGATGGATCACTCCTTTGGGGCTTGGTGTGACTGACTGGATGCAATGTGCTGTCTCTCAATCCGAGCAGAAAATGGGAAAGACTTTTTGGGGAGGCCTCTCAGCTCTAAAAGCCCACCACCCGCTGAGACTTAGCAAGAGCTTAGATTCCTGCTGCAATCTAGATGTAGGAAAGGGAGCAATATATCAGCCACTGGTGTAAGGGAAAAATAAAAGAGAGGCTGTGAAGGGAAGGTTCCTAAATGTGATATATTTATCAAATACCTTTACTACTACTGACCATTTGGAAACCATCCAACTGGCAAATAATGGACATACTTTTTAAGGTCATATGACACTGTCTGTGCCAACAGGGCGGTGTGTATACAGATCgctgcagctccttcactgcCAGTGTATTATACACAATGATAGAATTTCAAATGTCTACCTCAtatggtaacattttcaaaaataggccCCACTTTTGTGGATGCAAAAGCATGGGTACAAATAATTATTGATGTAAAATTGTTCCCACAGTTACTTGCCCCCACAGTTTAGCATTTCTGAATGCTACAGATTTAAAATGTGTGTCTCTTTTCTACTTTTTTCCAGATTCCTGTCTCCAGAATCTCCCCGATGCCATTTCTTGCTAGCCAGGTCTCTCCCAGGGCTTACTTTCCAACCTCTGTCACCAGTCCTGGAAGAACAGGGGCCAGGACTTTGGCAGACATCAAAGCAAAAGCCCAACTGGCCAAGGCCCAGagggcagctgctgcagcagcagcagccgccgctgcTGCCTCCAATGGGGGAGCCATCCCAGGGCCTGGtccaggaggtggtggtggcccaggagggggaggaagagaggagaaGAGTAGTACAGCAACAAATGGAACCAATGAAACTGGAATTAAAGGCAGTGCACTGGAACTGGCAGGAACTGGAAGCGGGGGAAGTACGAGAAGGCCTTTTCCCCATTGTCCAGGGACCCATTCCCAAGCGGAGACCCAGGCCACAGAGCGGACATCACCTCTCAGTGTCTCTAGAGCACAACTACAGCAAACGCCCACAGTACAATCCAGAACTGCAACCAGCAACAAAGGCAAAGATTCATCATCACCAGCTCCACCAGCATTAGAGAAAATGAACAGAATAAAAGTGAGCCCTCCAAATGTGACTGTAAGTCAGGTTTCCAGACCATCCGTGGTCTCAAGCCACATCTATACTCTCAGTAATGACAGACAAGAGAAAGCACCTTCAGCTCCAGCAGCTCTAAGCCAGATCTCAGGGGCACCGCCTGTCAGGGACGAAGCAGTCTATGTCAATGTATCCAGAGCAGGTGCTGACAAAAATGTGACTAAGTCAGCACTTACTGCCACCGAAGAGATCAGCTTAAGTATTCCTAAGAGCAAACCTCTTTCCCCTCGGATGTCTTCGCAGGCAGTGGTAACCTCAGAAACTCAGGCTGCTGTTATGGTAGCATCTACTATCTCTACTCCATCCTATAGCACTTTGTCAGTAGCCCCTAGCCTTAAAGTACATATAGCTCCCTTGAGCACAAGTGGGCCCCTCCTGAAGACAAGCTCCAGTATTCCTGCTAACAATCCCTTGGTCACCCAGCTGCTCCAAGGTAAAGATGTCCCAATGGAACTAATCATGCCTAAGCCTCTCACCAAAGTAGAAATGAAAACTGTCCCACTAGCTCCAAATGAATCAAAAGGGTCGGCATTTTCCAGTGCCACAAGCACAGCTGGGAATGGCTCTGGAGGGGAAAGTGGTGAGAGACAATCAAATTTAGCCATGCAGCAACTTGGAAAGATATTTTTCCCAAGCAGGCAGTTGCCCCATGTTCCAAGGACCTTTCCCCTCTTTTCCGGAAAGGACCTGAGGAGCACTAGTATTGACCAATACCAGTGCCAAGAGGCACTCGACAAAGCCACTCAAGAGCAGAT harbors:
- the ASXL2 gene encoding putative Polycomb group protein ASXL2 isoform X3; translated protein: MREKGRRKKGRTWAEAARTVLEKYPNTPMSHKEILQVIQKEGLKEISGTSPLACLNAMLHTNSRGEEGIFYKVPGRMGVYTLKKDVPDGLKELSECSEESSDAQSDSQSSESSSSSSSSDGSSNKERKKSRWKRKVPSRLSQTCSPPSGCPSPSIPGGKVISPSQKHSKKALKQALKQQQQKQQQQQCRAGMPVSSNQHLLLKTVKAASDSTPAKPAWEGRQSDGQSSSPQNSTSSSSPSVKADNSLPGLGKKPFQRSDRLHARQLKRTKCAEIDVETPDSILVNTNLRALINKHTFSVLPTDCQQRLLLLLPEVDRQVGADGLMKMSGSALNNEFFTSAAQGWKERLSEGEFTPEMQLRIRQEIEKEKKVELWKERFFESYYGQSSGMSPEESKRLTTYTSTPETQARNPPAEQMKCMPVSKAPPSKEERTPLSESKAQAVQVPPPAVKKGGEEKREDVHPQSGKPAASANSSDNNALKLKDQTLSRPLKGTEESMQEKPQAASGQKPEQDRQHTPSKDLSVKEDTSTSALAPNKPKIPKAGEAVVSMASQVTPQETPKKEPPATEQMDVSAEGLKRKSESQEEAPISPEKKPRIMDSCQYQQSFRTQPQSFPAAGEGAQGRKVPPLKIPVSRISPMPFLASQVSPRAYFPTSVTSPGRTGARTLADIKAKAQLAKAQRAAAAAAAAAAAASNGGAIPGPGPGGGGGPGGGGREEKSSTATNGTNETGIKGSALELAGTGSGGSTRRPFPHCPGTHSQAETQATERTSPLSVSRAQLQQTPTVQSRTATSNKGKDSSSPAPPALEKMNRIKVSPPNVTVSQVSRPSVVSSHIYTLSNDRQEKAPSAPAALSQISGAPPVRDEAVYVNVSRAGADKNVTKSALTATEEISLSIPKSKPLSPRMSSQAVVTSETQAAVMVASTISTPSYSTLSVAPSLKVHIAPLSTSGPLLKTSSSIPANNPLVTQLLQGKDVPMELIMPKPLTKVEMKTVPLAPNESKGSAFSSATSTAGNGSGGESGERQSNLAMQQLGKIFFPSRQLPHVPRTFPLFSGKDLRSTSIDQYQCQEALDKATQEQILQTLIKRVQRQNLFSVLQPSQLSLVHSGFQLDNSSTSQRFMLGFMGRRTSKPAMSGHYLLNISTYGRGSESFRRGLSMNPENRLCLNDPSDDPKIEFGECEEIAGSGSSSDEGDADDESTGDEHEHIIVKEESLVSQVSGQHEREQRSHSVNASSDCNLPVRQNVKKEAVLSQQAAASQESVHQFPGGQVFDGTALARDLIQAAQEQMAHAMRGKMMHSKAEAYSASAPSADSVLQQPPLLSHPHPPKLYGNTAAQLIGPSYSGTINVSTSPDVNQGSLMTGLSECNQLASSMGNVMSFSVTVTTIPASQAMNPGNHNQTIPVQAFGDDNNMEDSPSKCYCRLKAMIMCKGCGAFCHDDCIGPSKLCVSCLVVR
- the ASXL2 gene encoding putative Polycomb group protein ASXL2 isoform X2, whose protein sequence is MKVLEKYPNTPMSHKEILQVIQKEGLKEISGTSPLACLNAMLHTNSRGEEGIFYKVPGRMGVYTLKKDVPDGLKELSECSEESSDAQSDSQSSESSSSSSSSDGSSNKERKKSRWKRKVPSRLSQTCSPPSGCPSPSIPGGKVISPSQKHSKKALKQALKQQQQKQQQQQCRAGMPVSSNQHLLLKTVKAASDSTPAKPAWEGRQSDGQSSSPQNSTSSSSPSVKADNSLPGLGKKPFQRSDRLHARQLKRTKCAEIDVETPDSILVNTNLRALINKHTFSVLPTDCQQRLLLLLPEVDRQVGADGLMKMSGSALNNEFFTSAAQGWKERLSEGEFTPEMQLRIRQEIEKEKKVELWKERFFESYYGQSSGMSPEESKRLTTYTSTPETQARNPPAEQMKCMPVSKAPPSKEERTPLSESKAQAVQVPPPAVKKGGEEKREDVHPQSGKPAASANSSDNNALKLKDQTLSRPLKGTEESMQEKPQAASGQKPEQDRQHTPSKDLSVKEDTSTSALAPNKPKIPKAGEAVVSMASQVTPQETPKKEPPATEQMDVSAEGLKRKSESQEEAPISPEKKPRIMDSCQYQQSFRTQPQSFPAAGEGAQGRKVPPLKVKETGDKSIMGLYKPLPLIPVSRISPMPFLASQVSPRAYFPTSVTSPGRTGARTLADIKAKAQLAKAQRAAAAAAAAAAAASNGGAIPGPGPGGGGGPGGGGREEKSSTATNGTNETGIKGSALELAGTGSGGSTRRPFPHCPGTHSQAETQATERTSPLSVSRAQLQQTPTVQSRTATSNKGKDSSSPAPPALEKMNRIKVSPPNVTVSQVSRPSVVSSHIYTLSNDRQEKAPSAPAALSQISGAPPVRDEAVYVNVSRAGADKNVTKSALTATEEISLSIPKSKPLSPRMSSQAVVTSETQAAVMVASTISTPSYSTLSVAPSLKVHIAPLSTSGPLLKTSSSIPANNPLVTQLLQGKDVPMELIMPKPLTKVEMKTVPLAPNESKGSAFSSATSTAGNGSGGESGERQSNLAMQQLGKIFFPSRQLPHVPRTFPLFSGKDLRSTSIDQYQCQEALDKATQEQILQTLIKRVQRQNLFSVLQPSQLSLVHSGFQLDNSSTSQRFMLGFMGRRTSKPAMSGHYLLNISTYGRGSESFRRGLSMNPENRLCLNDPSDDPKIEFGECEEIAGSGSSSDEGDADDESTGDEHEHIIVKEESLVSQVSGQHEREQRSHSVNASSDCNLPVRQNVKKEAVLSQQAAASQESVHQFPGGQVFDGTALARDLIQAAQEQMAHAMRGKMMHSKAEAYSASAPSADSVLQQPPLLSHPHPPKLYGNTAAQLIGPSYSGTINVSTSPDVNQGSLMTGLSECNQLASSMGNVMSFSVTVTTIPASQAMNPGNHNQTIPVQAFGDDNNMEDSPSKCYCRLKAMIMCKGCGAFCHDDCIGPSKLCVSCLVVR
- the ASXL2 gene encoding putative Polycomb group protein ASXL2 isoform X4 translates to MSHKEILQVIQKEGLKEISGTSPLACLNAMLHTNSRGEEGIFYKVPGRMGVYTLKKDVPDGLKELSECSEESSDAQSDSQSSESSSSSSSSDGSSNKERKKSRWKRKVPSRLSQTCSPPSGCPSPSIPGGKVISPSQKHSKKALKQALKQQQQKQQQQQCRAGMPVSSNQHLLLKTVKAASDSTPAKPAWEGRQSDGQSSSPQNSTSSSSPSVKADNSLPGLGKKPFQRSDRLHARQLKRTKCAEIDVETPDSILVNTNLRALINKHTFSVLPTDCQQRLLLLLPEVDRQVGADGLMKMSGSALNNEFFTSAAQGWKERLSEGEFTPEMQLRIRQEIEKEKKVELWKERFFESYYGQSSGMSPEESKRLTTYTSTPETQARNPPAEQMKCMPVSKAPPSKEERTPLSESKAQAVQVPPPAVKKGGEEKREDVHPQSGKPAASANSSDNNALKLKDQTLSRPLKGTEESMQEKPQAASGQKPEQDRQHTPSKDLSVKEDTSTSALAPNKPKIPKAGEAVVSMASQVTPQETPKKEPPATEQMDVSAEGLKRKSESQEEAPISPEKKPRIMDSCQYQQSFRTQPQSFPAAGEGAQGRKVPPLKVKETGDKSIMGLYKPLPLIPVSRISPMPFLASQVSPRAYFPTSVTSPGRTGARTLADIKAKAQLAKAQRAAAAAAAAAAAASNGGAIPGPGPGGGGGPGGGGREEKSSTATNGTNETGIKGSALELAGTGSGGSTRRPFPHCPGTHSQAETQATERTSPLSVSRAQLQQTPTVQSRTATSNKGKDSSSPAPPALEKMNRIKVSPPNVTVSQVSRPSVVSSHIYTLSNDRQEKAPSAPAALSQISGAPPVRDEAVYVNVSRAGADKNVTKSALTATEEISLSIPKSKPLSPRMSSQAVVTSETQAAVMVASTISTPSYSTLSVAPSLKVHIAPLSTSGPLLKTSSSIPANNPLVTQLLQGKDVPMELIMPKPLTKVEMKTVPLAPNESKGSAFSSATSTAGNGSGGESGERQSNLAMQQLGKIFFPSRQLPHVPRTFPLFSGKDLRSTSIDQYQCQEALDKATQEQILQTLIKRVQRQNLFSVLQPSQLSLVHSGFQLDNSSTSQRFMLGFMGRRTSKPAMSGHYLLNISTYGRGSESFRRGLSMNPENRLCLNDPSDDPKIEFGECEEIAGSGSSSDEGDADDESTGDEHEHIIVKEESLVSQVSGQHEREQRSHSVNASSDCNLPVRQNVKKEAVLSQQAAASQESVHQFPGGQVFDGTALARDLIQAAQEQMAHAMRGKMMHSKAEAYSASAPSADSVLQQPPLLSHPHPPKLYGNTAAQLIGPSYSGTINVSTSPDVNQGSLMTGLSECNQLASSMGNVMSFSVTVTTIPASQAMNPGNHNQTIPVQAFGDDNNMEDSPSKCYCRLKAMIMCKGCGAFCHDDCIGPSKLCVSCLVVR